The nucleotide sequence CTCTTTAGCGGCACGGCGGTGGCTTCGGGCCGGGGGCGCGCCGTGGTGACCGCCACCGGCCAGCACACTGAAATTGGCAAGATCGCCGGCACGCTGCAACACACCGAGAGTGAACCAACGCCGTTGCAGAACGAACTGGCGCGGGTGGGCCGCTTTCTCGGCGCCGCAGTGATCGCCATTGCCGTGGTGATGAGCGTAACGCTGATCCTGGTCAGTGGCGCCCGACGCCTGGGTGATCTGGTGGACGTGCTGATCCTGGGAGTCAGCCTGGCGGTCGCAGCCGTGCCTGAGGGGCTGACCGCGATCACCACGATTGTGCTCTCCCTGGGCATGCAGCGCATGGCCGGGCGCAACGTGATCGTCCGCAGGCTCGCGTCGGTCGAAACGCTCGGCTCGACCACGGTGATTTGCACGGACAAGACTGGCACGCTCACCCGCAATGAGATGACCGTGCGGGCTGTGGTAACCCCCAGCGGCCGGGTGAGTCTCGACGCGGAAGGCGAAGGGACGGGAGGGACGCTGAACATAGATGGCCGGCCCATGAGCGATCCGGCGCTGCGGGAGGAGGTGCGGAAGGCGCTGCGCGCGGCCCATATGGCCAACAATGCGCGGCTGGTTCAAGAGAACGGGCGCCTGGTCATTCGCGGCGACCCGACTGAGGGCGCCTTGCTGCTGGCGGCGCGCCGGGTGGGCCTGACCGACGATGAGTTGGATGAGCGGTTTCCGCGGGTGGGCGAGGTGCCCTTCACCTCGGAGCGTAAGCTGATGAGCACCGCCCACGTTGACCAGGAGAAGGAGCGCCTGATCGTCTTCACCAAAGGCGCGCCTGATATTCTACTGGCCCGCTGCGACTATGAACGTGTCGGGCTGGAGGGAGAGGTGCGTTCATTAACTGCGGAACGCCGGCGCGAGATCCTGGCCTGCATCGAGGAACTGGCCGACCAGGCCCTGCGCACCCTCGGAGTGGCCTACCGCACGCTGGCGCGCGACGCGGCCAGCGGCCAGTTCAGTGAGGACGTCGAACGGTCGCTGGTCTTCCTGGGGGTGCTGGGGCTGATTGACCCGCTGCGCCCCGAGGCGCGCCAATCGGTAGCGCAGGCGAAACGGGCGGGCATCCGCCCGATTATGATCACCGGCGACCATCCGCGCACCGCCGCCGCCATCGCCGCCGAGGCTGGCATCGGCGCGCCTGGCCAGTCGGCGATGACCGGCAGCGCCTTGCAGCAGATGGACGACGCTGAACTTCGGCGCGTTCTGGGCGCGTGTTCGGTCTTTGCGCGGGTGGCCCCGGAACACAAGTTGCGCCTGGTGCGGGCGCTCAAAGCTGACGGCGCGATCGTGGCCATGACCGGTGACGGGGTCAATGATGCCCCGGCGCTCAAGGCGGCAGACATCGGTGTGGCCATGGGCATTACCGGCACCGATGTGAGCAAGGGCGCCGCCGATATGATCCTGACCGACGACAATTTCGCCTCCATCGTCGCAGCGGTGGAGGAGGGCCGTTCGATCTTTGCCAACATTCAGAAGTTTCTGCGCTACCTGCTTTCCTCAAACATCGGCGAAGTGCTGACGATGTTCGGCGGAGTGACGCTGGCGTCCGTGATCGGGTTGACGCACGGCGAGGGCACGCTACTGGTGGCGCCCCTGCTGGCCACGCAGATCCTCTGGATCAACCTGCTGACCGACGCCGCGCCCGCTCTGGCCCTGGGTCTCGAACCGGCCGACCCGCAGGTGATGGAGCGTCCGCCCCGCGACCCCCGCACGCCGGTGATCACCAGGCAGATGTGGTTCAACATTTTTTTTGCGGGCTTGATTATGGCCGTCGGCACCCTGGCGGTGATGGATGCGGCCCTTCCCGGCGGCCTGATTGCCGGGACAGGGGATCTGGCCTATGCCCAGACGATGAGCTTCACCACCCTGGTGTTGTTCCAGTTGTTTAACGTCCTGAATGCCCGTTCAGATGAGCGGAGCGCCTTTTACCGCTTTTTCGGCAACCCCTGGTTGTGGGGCGCG is from Chloroflexaceae bacterium and encodes:
- a CDS encoding cation-translocating P-type ATPase, whose product is MRRAYQRPVAEVLAALGVDPARGLDPAEARARFERYGRNELPEAPPPPLWLRFLAQFRDPLTGLLLAATLISFAVWLIERADPLPFEALTILAIVLLNGVLGFVQESRAEQAVAALRVLAAPQARVLRGGRPQTIPAAEVVPGDILLIEEGDTVPADARIIESIALRVAEAVLTGESASVSKDSDPIKAEVTLPDRHNMLFSGTAVASGRGRAVVTATGQHTEIGKIAGTLQHTESEPTPLQNELARVGRFLGAAVIAIAVVMSVTLILVSGARRLGDLVDVLILGVSLAVAAVPEGLTAITTIVLSLGMQRMAGRNVIVRRLASVETLGSTTVICTDKTGTLTRNEMTVRAVVTPSGRVSLDAEGEGTGGTLNIDGRPMSDPALREEVRKALRAAHMANNARLVQENGRLVIRGDPTEGALLLAARRVGLTDDELDERFPRVGEVPFTSERKLMSTAHVDQEKERLIVFTKGAPDILLARCDYERVGLEGEVRSLTAERRREILACIEELADQALRTLGVAYRTLARDAASGQFSEDVERSLVFLGVLGLIDPLRPEARQSVAQAKRAGIRPIMITGDHPRTAAAIAAEAGIGAPGQSAMTGSALQQMDDAELRRVLGACSVFARVAPEHKLRLVRALKADGAIVAMTGDGVNDAPALKAADIGVAMGITGTDVSKGAADMILTDDNFASIVAAVEEGRSIFANIQKFLRYLLSSNIGEVLTMFGGVTLASVIGLTHGEGTLLVAPLLATQILWINLLTDAAPALALGLEPADPQVMERPPRDPRTPVITRQMWFNIFFAGLIMAVGTLAVMDAALPGGLIAGTGDLAYAQTMSFTTLVLFQLFNVLNARSDERSAFYRFFGNPWLWGAVGLSFVLQALVVYLPALQRPFNTVPLSLNDWVVCVGVASSVLWLGEARKLIARLRRQG